DNA from Leptospira terpstrae serovar Hualin str. LT 11-33 = ATCC 700639:
AATATCAGGTCCGGTTTTTCGAATGGCTTCTTTGACTCGCATCTCTCTTTGGCGATCCAAATGGCCTGCATGTCTGCCGACGATACGAACTTTTGGAAAGTGTCTTGTGAGGTTGAAATAAATTCGTTCTACAATTTCATCTTTTGCCCCAAAGATAAAGGCAGTAAATTCTTTGAGTTCCGCAAGACGAATAAGATCCATCATCACAGCAATGGGGGTCACTCGTTCTTTGAGTCTGCCTGAGGTCATCCAGCCAATCCCTGCTCCTTCTACCAATATGGTGCCGGCTTTTTCTGCAATCCGGTGGAGGGATTTTCTGGGACGCATCCTCATCAGTTTGATGGGATCTAAAAATAAAACATGGTGCATGCCTTCTTTTTTCTCAAGCACGCGGAAGAGTTTAGCGATGGCTTCGTCTGTAGTGACGTTGTCGATGGGAATTCCCAGTACATTGAGTGTTTCCAGCTTGGAAACATCTATATTTTGGTATTCTAGTAGTATATCCCTCTCATCTTTTGAGGAATTGTGAACGATTTCGCTCAGTTGCTTCATTTAGCCGGGCTTTCCTTTCCTATCTAAAACATTATGTCCAGTATCCTCTATTGTCGCCTCTAAATTTTTAAAAACTGCCGTTTTTTCACTTGGATTGGAATCGAAAGAACGAGAAAAAGTATCAAAATGTTTCGAAGCCATCTTTTCTCAATATTGATTCTTATCTTTCTCTCAAGCGCAAGTTATGCGGAAAAACTTTCCATTTATGGAACCATTCAAAATGGTACAACGGGCGGTCTCGGTAAGGCAGATTCGATTCGAATGTTAGCTTTGCAAGGAGCCATGGTTCCTTTGGCAGACATCGGCCCACAATCAGGTAAATTTCGTTTTCCTGAAACAGATTTGCCAGAAGGAGCACCCATCCTCTTACAAATCCAATACCAAGGTGTAAATTATAATAAAATGATTCCGCCAACCACTAAGTTTCGTACATCTCCGCAAGAGGTAACGGTGTTTGATACGGGTGCGGATCGCAAACAGGTGGCTGTAAAAAGCTTAATGCAGGTTATGCGAGAGAAAAAAGGCTTACGTGTATTTAAATTATTTCTGATTGATAATTCAAGTAAACCTCCCAAATCCTATGATTCAAAATTATCTCCTTTAGAATATTCTGTTGCCAAAGAAGCTACCGAAATTCTGGCACAAATCCAACAGCCAGGTAGTAAGATGGCCATACCTTTGGGAATTCCTGAAGGAAAAAACGGAGGAAGGATTTTGGATCGTGCCATTCTTCCTGGTGTATCAGAAATGCAAATTTCTTATTTTATTCCCAACAATAACGATAAATTCAGCGAACGAATGTTAATCGAATCTGAGAATGGTAAATTCCCGATCTTTGTGAAACCGCAAGATATGGAAATTACAACAGGAGAAAAAACTCCAGTCACCAAACTTGATAAAGATGTTCCGGCAGGTCTTAGTGCTTACGTTCTTAGTTCTTTAGATTTTGGAACTACTGTTGAGTTTACTTTTTCTGGTGGAAAACCACTTCCCACTATTTCCAACAATCCGAATCCAGAAATCTGGAATGGCTCCATACTGACAAGTTGGGACCTTTCCCTGTTTGCAGTTGTTGGGTTTCTTGGATTTTTATTTACGCTCTCATTTATTTTTGTCTATCGAAAACAAATAGAAAGGAAAAACAATCCATGAACCAAAAACAATCAGTACGAGATAAATCCTATCTGCGATTCTTTGGCCTCGCCGAACTCGCAGACCATGGAGCCAGAGGGATTCTAGCATTTTGGGTCATTTTAGGTATGGCCTTCTTTTTGTTCGGCGATCAAAACTTAATTGCACCGAATATGAAAAATATTGGCGCTTCTTTGGGAATCACAGATCCAAACGAAGTAGATTGGAAGTTAGGTGGAATCATCCCTGTATTATTTTTTATTTTGGGTGGAGTTGTATCTTTATCCATGGGATACCTATCACAAACTTTTTCACGTAAAAACTTACTACTCGCAACAGTACTGCTAGGTGAAATTCCTTGTTTTTTAACGGCTTATGTCGAAACCTATGATCAGTTTTTGGTTTTACGTACACTTTGTGGGTTTGGTCTTGGGGGTATTTTTCCATTACTCTTTAGTTTGATTGGAGATTATTTTTCCAGCCAATCAAGAGCCATTGCTACTGGGTATGTGTCGTTAGCTATGGGACTTGGTGTAGGAGTAGGGCAACTCCTTGGTGGAATTTTGGGTGGAGCTGATCCTATCAATGGATGGCGAGCATCCTTTATTTATATGTCTGCTCCATCTTTTATCTTTGCAGCAATTTATTTATTCTTTTGCAAAGAACCAAAACGTGGCGGGGCCGAAGGAATTGTCAGTGATGAACTATCTCATAAAATTAGTTTAAAAGACTTTAAATTACTTTTTGAAAACAAAACCAACTTAGGAGCTTTTTTGCAAGGCCTTCCGGGTTGTATTCCTTGGGGAGTATTCTTTGTTTATTTAGCTGATTATTACGAACATACTTATCATCTTTCAAAAGAAGTATCTGCTGGTATGATTACCTTTGCTGCAATTGGAATTTTTATTGGAACTTTTTTCGGTGGAGTTCTCGGTCAAATTTTATACAATATTAAAAAAACATACCAACCACTTCTATGTATGGGGACCACTTTCTTTGGGGTATTTCCAGCAATCATGCTTTTTTATGCCTTTGATATTGTTCCTTTTATGGGCCTTTTCATCGCACTGAATATTTTTACTGGGATTATGATTTCGGTGACAGGACCAAACGTAAGAGCCGTATTACTCAACGTAAATGAACCAAAATCAAGAAGTGCGATATTTTCCATATACAACCTAACTGATGATTTGGGGAAAGGATTGGGACCCGTGATGTCTGCGGTGATTTTAGGTCTTACTCCTGACCGTGGACTTGCTCTATCCATATCGATTCTTTTCTGGATTCCTTGTGCATTGGCTTGGTTTTTGGTTTTGTTTAATTATGAAAAAGATGAAGAAAGAATGCATGAACTCATGAAACAAAATGCCTCTGTTACATGATTTTCTTTTGCCATTTGGAACTGAATGAATATTAAACACAACTTACTCGACATTGAAGGGACAACGGCACCAATCGCCTTTGTCCATCAGGTGCTTTTTCCATTTGCTAAAAAACATATTGTTCGTTTCCTAAATTCCTATCAGTTTCCAGAGGATCGACTAAGAGAAATTAAGTTAGAATTTGAAAAGGATTTAGCTTTAAACGAGGAAGGTTTTTTCTCGCGATTTTCAAAGTCTGAATCAAAAATAATTCCAGGTTCTCTTTCTTTTTCAAACGAGATCATTCCCTTTTACTTTGAATATTTGATAGAGAAGGATCGTAAGTTTGGCCCTTTAAAAGAGATCCAAGGCAAAATCTGGAAAGAAGGTTATGAATCAGGGGAAATCAAAAGTATCGTATATGAAGATGTTCCCGGATTTTTAGAAAACGCAATAAAAGAGGGGATAAAGAATCATGTATATTCTTCTGGATCTGTAGAAGCACAAATTCTAATCTATCAGTATTCAGAGTTAGGTGACTTAAGGAACTATTTCACTTCTTATTTTGACACTGCGGTCGGTGGGAAAAGAGAAAAAGAAAGTTATAAAGCGATCGCAGACAAACTAAATTCATCTTCAAACCAAATTCGTTTTTTTACAGATATTGTGGAAGAGGCAGAAGCAGCTAGTTCAGTTGGTATGGATGTGGTGATTTTGAATCGACCAGGCAATCTCCCCCAGAAACCTCATACCTATCCCGTATGGGATCACTTTTAAGTTAGGATCCAAATACTAAAAGAATAGATTCCAATGAGGATGGGAAAGGCCACTTTCCAAAAAGTATGGGCTGATTTCAAATTCATAAATACAAAACATATCAATAGAAATTTGGTAGCACTCATCAGGATCAAATTCCAATTTCCCGGAATCAATTGTCCCATTCCAAAAAAAGAAAAATAAACAATGAACATAAGAATTGTATAAGTAAAAATAATTAATTTCATTTTTTAGTACCTACTGAATCAAATATAGTGCGGGATAAAGTAAAAGCCAAATCAAATCGCACATATG
Protein-coding regions in this window:
- a CDS encoding WecB/TagA/CpsF family glycosyltransferase, whose protein sequence is MKQLSEIVHNSSKDERDILLEYQNIDVSKLETLNVLGIPIDNVTTDEAIAKLFRVLEKKEGMHHVLFLDPIKLMRMRPRKSLHRIAEKAGTILVEGAGIGWMTSGRLKERVTPIAVMMDLIRLAELKEFTAFIFGAKDEIVERIYFNLTRHFPKVRIVGRHAGHLDRQREMRVKEAIRKTGPDIIFLAMDFPEQEIWIENNTGYFGKAVVIGVGGALDMLSGADKKAPEWFKERGLIWFWRILARPYRIQRMWETFFFILLGIRERFRKH
- the mtnC gene encoding acireductone synthase; the encoded protein is MNIKHNLLDIEGTTAPIAFVHQVLFPFAKKHIVRFLNSYQFPEDRLREIKLEFEKDLALNEEGFFSRFSKSESKIIPGSLSFSNEIIPFYFEYLIEKDRKFGPLKEIQGKIWKEGYESGEIKSIVYEDVPGFLENAIKEGIKNHVYSSGSVEAQILIYQYSELGDLRNYFTSYFDTAVGGKREKESYKAIADKLNSSSNQIRFFTDIVEEAEAASSVGMDVVILNRPGNLPQKPHTYPVWDHF
- a CDS encoding MFS transporter; translation: MNQKQSVRDKSYLRFFGLAELADHGARGILAFWVILGMAFFLFGDQNLIAPNMKNIGASLGITDPNEVDWKLGGIIPVLFFILGGVVSLSMGYLSQTFSRKNLLLATVLLGEIPCFLTAYVETYDQFLVLRTLCGFGLGGIFPLLFSLIGDYFSSQSRAIATGYVSLAMGLGVGVGQLLGGILGGADPINGWRASFIYMSAPSFIFAAIYLFFCKEPKRGGAEGIVSDELSHKISLKDFKLLFENKTNLGAFLQGLPGCIPWGVFFVYLADYYEHTYHLSKEVSAGMITFAAIGIFIGTFFGGVLGQILYNIKKTYQPLLCMGTTFFGVFPAIMLFYAFDIVPFMGLFIALNIFTGIMISVTGPNVRAVLLNVNEPKSRSAIFSIYNLTDDLGKGLGPVMSAVILGLTPDRGLALSISILFWIPCALAWFLVLFNYEKDEERMHELMKQNASVT